One Methylobacterium sp. AMS5 genomic region harbors:
- a CDS encoding DUF4440 domain-containing protein — protein MDDDRVWSFEKSLWTGDPDHYRELIDDECLMALPQPPYVFGGAQAIEAVADTPRWSSVAFDDGRIARPQEGLIVIAYSVKASRGEETYEAHCTSTYRRLSHEEWRVVQHQQTPRILAPAVDAEH, from the coding sequence TTTGGTCGTTCGAAAAGAGCCTTTGGACCGGTGACCCGGATCATTACCGCGAACTCATCGATGACGAGTGCTTGATGGCATTGCCGCAGCCGCCCTACGTCTTCGGCGGCGCTCAGGCGATCGAAGCAGTCGCGGACACACCGCGTTGGTCGAGCGTCGCGTTCGACGATGGTCGGATCGCACGCCCCCAGGAAGGCCTGATCGTCATCGCCTACTCCGTGAAGGCGTCACGCGGCGAAGAGACCTACGAGGCCCATTGCACCTCGACATACCGCCGACTGTCGCACGAGGAGTGGCGAGTCGTACAACACCAGCAAACCCCGCGCATTCTCGCCCCCGCCGTTGACGCAGAGCACTGA